A genomic region of Negativicoccus succinicivorans contains the following coding sequences:
- a CDS encoding UvrB/UvrC motif-containing protein, with amino-acid sequence MMQCDRCHKNEAVLHVTQVHNGHKEERHLCEKCAQETGELPQWTQSPFDLWDTDFFKSLVNPQQSRPEQAQCCPQCGLTWAEFNERGRLGCARCYEVFADSLLPLLQRLQGATNHVGKVPSRGSGVFTTNHQIKRLQQQLRTALEKEEYEEAARLRDEIYALQHEPPRKKTEEGQR; translated from the coding sequence ATGATGCAATGCGATCGTTGCCATAAGAATGAAGCGGTTTTGCATGTCACTCAAGTTCATAACGGGCATAAAGAGGAGCGACATCTTTGCGAAAAGTGTGCGCAAGAGACAGGGGAACTGCCGCAATGGACACAGAGCCCGTTTGATTTATGGGATACCGATTTTTTCAAAAGTTTGGTAAATCCGCAGCAAAGCCGACCGGAGCAGGCACAATGTTGTCCGCAATGCGGCTTGACATGGGCAGAGTTTAATGAACGCGGACGTCTTGGTTGCGCCCGGTGTTACGAAGTCTTTGCCGATTCTTTATTGCCTTTATTGCAGCGGTTGCAGGGGGCGACGAACCATGTCGGCAAAGTACCTTCAAGAGGGTCCGGTGTTTTTACTACCAATCACCAGATTAAGCGGTTGCAGCAGCAACTGCGTACTGCGCTGGAGAAAGAAGAATATGAAGAGGCGGCGCGCCTGCGCGATGAAATTTACGCGTTGCAACATGAGCCGCCAAGAAAAAAAACGGAGGAGGGGCAGAGATGA
- a CDS encoding S-adenosylmethionine decarboxylase family protein, with the protein MGKHILIDCYGCRISLVDNFPDLLDTIHTAMAYLDLDLDLYDTHVHKYDEALVVIAIGKDSHVCLHSYPNLGYVAVDVFTFRTDANPTQTMKIFRRQFRPDKIRATSIKRGKVDPNRDMKPKTKSHTTQWRRVKTTGAQIKKTRDKVLNAFRPHRSDK; encoded by the coding sequence ATGGGCAAACACATTCTGATTGACTGCTATGGCTGCCGTATTTCGCTAGTCGATAATTTCCCCGACTTACTGGATACTATTCATACGGCGATGGCATATTTGGATTTGGATTTAGATTTGTATGATACTCACGTACATAAATATGATGAAGCACTCGTTGTGATTGCAATCGGTAAAGACAGTCACGTTTGCCTGCACTCCTATCCCAATTTAGGATATGTAGCTGTGGATGTCTTCACATTCCGTACAGATGCCAATCCTACGCAAACAATGAAAATTTTCCGCCGCCAATTCCGACCGGATAAGATTCGTGCGACCAGTATCAAACGGGGCAAAGTCGACCCCAATCGCGATATGAAACCGAAAACAAAATCTCATACGACCCAATGGCGGCGTGTAAAAACTACCGGAGCACAAATTAAAAAGACGCGTGATAAGGTTTTGAATGCTTTTCGCCCCCATCGCAGTGATAAATAA
- a CDS encoding CtsR family transcriptional regulator, with translation MGKMVADRIERFIMRRFLEEKAQEIILQRKEIADALNCAPSQISYVLSTRFSPEKGFSVESRRGLGGFIRITVIRPLVGEDNDRLTIADIDKALYNLLQEAVITQREAQFLHEAFLTIWQETEGNMRRHLMLQLQKRINQLF, from the coding sequence ATGGGTAAGATGGTAGCCGATCGGATTGAACGGTTTATCATGCGCCGATTTTTAGAAGAAAAAGCACAGGAGATTATATTACAACGTAAAGAGATTGCAGATGCATTGAATTGTGCGCCGTCGCAGATCAGTTATGTATTAAGTACGCGTTTTTCCCCGGAAAAAGGTTTCAGCGTGGAATCACGCCGCGGCTTGGGAGGCTTCATTCGGATCACAGTTATTCGCCCGCTGGTCGGGGAAGATAATGATAGATTAACGATCGCTGATATCGATAAAGCGCTATACAATTTACTGCAGGAAGCGGTGATCACACAACGTGAGGCGCAGTTTTTACATGAAGCATTTTTGACTATTTGGCAAGAAACGGAAGGCAATATGCGAAGGCATCTCATGTTGCAATTACAGAAACGAATTAATCAACTTTTTTAG